In Cryptomeria japonica chromosome 5, Sugi_1.0, whole genome shotgun sequence, the genomic window GtttcaatttaaaaaaagaatACACACAGTGTATGATTTCCTTGCAATTTAATTATAAATACAATGCATCTGTGCCATTATGAAGCAGTAAATCCTGAGTTGGATTAAAAGATGGGATCATTGGATCAGCAGCCAGAAATTAAGCGGCCTCATGTAGTAGTATTCCCTTACCCATCCCAAGGTCATATGAATCCATTAATGGAGTTTGCCAAGAGGCTTGTCTGCAAAAACCTCCATGTGACCTTCATCACCACAGAGAGAATTAGAGAGCGAATGATAAAAGCTCAGGATGGGGTTGCCGCTGAGGTGACCACTGTTTTGAAGGATATAAGGATTGAAACAATTTCAGACGGGCGTTCTCCTGATTGTGAAGCCACGGAAGACATAGTCATGATAGTTGATTTGTTGAGAAAGGTCGGAGGTCTTACATTTGAACAGTTGATAGAGAGACTCAATTCCGAAGGAAATAAAGTCTCTTGTATTGTTTATGACTCTCTTCTGAATTGGGTTCGTGATATTGCAAACAAGTTTAACATTCCTTCAGCGTTTTTCTCCACGCAGTCATGTGCAGTTCATTCTATCTATTACCATTTTTACGCTGGAATGGGTAAGCTTATCTTCATTCAAATATTTACATGTTATCTTAGGTTTTGATCTtttaatatttactatttattttttgtttggatAGAAAACTCTTTGTAGTCCGTGCTAGCATACTCTTAATAAAATaatcttttataataaaaaatatgttATTTATCACAGTTCAATTGTTGGAAtataatttgtaatttttaaaCTTTGTTTTAGGTTAAACTGGTTCTTTAGTTTATTTTCTTTTCCTGTTTCTCAATTATTTAAGTATATagaattaatatatataatttatttttttaaggaTAAAGGGTTTTCAGAAATCTTTTGAACCAATCCCATTCATTTAGTATTAATGATTTAAAGTTCTTTAATAAATTAGTAACTTTTTTTAATTGATTCATTTAATGAAATGTTTAACTACAATTTtacaaaaacaaaattttaaatgcacactatttatttttaaataagtcTTGAATGatctaatattttcttctaaatattaataaatttaattttttatattttcttttgatattcttAATCACTAACacatctatctatctatttatatgaatttttcttttatcatttgttATATCATGGTCATTGGTTTTTTTAATCCCTTTCAAATTTTTTTACAGTTAGAGATTGTATTTATACATTCTCTATAACAATGatgataatctagaaaatattattAAATGATTCTTATCAAATTATATCAATTATTCATAAATGTATTTATGCATATGAAATTTTAAAAACATAATAATTTTCTAAATCATTACATCTGAAACTTTTATTTGAGAAAACgagagcaatatatatatatatatatatatatatatatatatatatatatatatatatatatatatatatatatatatatatatatatatatatatatatatatgtttttatatatatatatatatatatatatatatatatatatatatatatatatatgtttatatatatatatgtatatgtttatatatttgtatgtatgtatatatgtatatatatacatttatatatatatttattttgatttattttcttttattctttttttgtttttaagtggtTTGTTTGTGTTGCTtggctttcctttttcttttctttgggtgGTTATTCCTAGGGGTGTTTTGGTCACCCATCTTTTAGGTggtcttttttcttttccttttttcttgttCCTCGTGCCCTCCCCTACCCCACTCCTCTTTATATTTTGATGAAAAAAATTACACACCTTAGATtcagaaaaatacattagaatatATTACTTATGAAACTTTCATTTATTCTATGTTATATActtgaaaactaaaaaatatttgaagatttgtaattgtattgagtTTTCTTTATCTTCCTAGATGAAACTCGCACCATTTTTCTCTTgaacaaaaaatatcaaaatatattacTATTGATTTTTCACTTTATCTAGTGAAAGAAAATGATGAAGCAGACAATGGAAGAGGCGTTATAGCAATACCAAGGCTTCCACAACTATACCAATCAGACTTGCCATCCTTTCTACAGCCATCAAATAAATATGAACCAGTGTTGCGAATGGTACTGAACCAATTCAGTACCGTTTCTAAAGCCACATGGATACTCGGCAACTCCTTCAATGAACTCGAAATGGAAGAGATACAATCTATGGATTCGCTCATTCAAATACGAACAATAGGCCCTCTTGTTCCCTCTGCCTTCCTAGATGGAAACAATCCACACGACCAAGACGTAGGCACACATCTTTGGAAAGCAACAAGCTGTATAGATTGGCTCAATACAAAGAAAGCCTCAACTATTGTATATGTCTCCTTTGGAAGTGTAGTTGTTCTTTCCAAAGAGCAGATCATAGAAATAGCCTTTGGGCTAAAGGCTAGTCAACATTCCTTTTTATGGGTGATTCGTCCTGAACatagcaaagaagaagaaaatgacataCATGATTTTCTACAGGGTTTTCATGAGGAAACTATGGATCAAGGGCTAGTTGTGTCATGGTGTCCATAGATTGCAGTGCTTAATCATCCTTCTGTGGGTATGTTTCTTACACATTGTGGATGGAATTCTACCTTAGAGAGCCTCAGCTCTGGGTTACCTGTCTTAACTTTTTCTCAATGGAGTGGTCAAATGACTAATTCTAAGTATATTGAAGAGGTGTGGAGGACTAGGATAAGATAGAATAAAGAAAGACATGGGCTAGTTGGGAGGGATGAGgtcaaaaaatctattaagacaATTATGGAAGGTGAACGTGgtgtgaacttgaggaagaatgcTCTGCAATGGAAGACATTAGCAAAGAAAGCAATGGTGAAAGGTGGATCTTCTTATCGAAATATTGATTTGTTCGTACATGAGGTCATTGCTAGAATGACACTCGCTTGATAGTACTTATTGATAGGAACTAAACTTTCAATTTCTAAATAAGGCATTTGTAATGGTTTTTAATGtggataaattaatatattatgtgCTTGTGTTTGTTTACCACCAAGTACATAGAAAATAGATAAGGAACGTGCATCTAGAATGAATGAGATGATTCATTATTTTATATCTAATTGGTCCTCGCATTAGATTATAGAACCATGGTCATATATTGTAACTATTCGTCCATGAATACTTCAAGATGGTGAGAGTACCCCTACACAATTGAAAAAAGTAGTTTTAAATTTCAGAAAACCACTTAGCCCTTCGTTTCAAAGAGGATTTGTGTAAATATAATGTAAATAGGAAAATTTATATTTGAGGTCGCTATTTGATTAATACATATATaatcatttgtttaattatttttaatatttcacTGAGGTTTTTCAATAAACTTTTTGTAAGTTTGTGTAATTTGCATCTATCTGTTCAAAATTCATACTTTTTACCATAGACAATCATTTGTATTCATTTCATATTTCTCCTTGATTTTATATTACAAATTGTAGCATCATCTTCATAAAACATTCTTGACATTCCTATCaaagttcatatatatatatttatatatatgatagagttttattataaaattatagtAAATGTTTGAATCATCTACTAATTGCAAAGGCTTAAATTTAGGTTTTGTGAAGGGTCATATGTTAAACACCATTTATTTTGAAGGTTTCCCATTCAATGTGGATTTTCATTTCATTATTAAACATACACAATATAAAAAAATATGCAACATATTAAAAGGTTGACCAAAGATCACAATATTCACCTATTTTAGTCTATTATGTTTCTATATAGCACAGATCCTTTTGCATTCTAGGTTGACCTAATATGTTTACATATTTCATATACCATGTTAAATCCATCCATGTAATGTAGAGTATGATATCAATTGAAAATAAAAACAAGTAATTGAAGATCCGGTTGACTAACCTCAAAAGATAATTATGTGAAATTAAAAGTGTGGAGATAATTCATATATAACTTGAACTCTAGACTGTCTTATTTGGtataattataaaaaatgaatcaaaccttaccatttatcaagttcatcaacactttgttgatattgcatatgtaaaaatatatattaGTTTGATGTGTCTATTTTTTCTCCCTATGCAATATATTGAGTGTATAAATTATCCATTTGGTTTGATAGTCTTTGATTGGACTTCacaactataatttttttttatcgataCATTGATTTTTAGACTGGTCTAATCGCTAGGTGAGACCACAaactgggggacctcatcccccaTTCCAAAAGTCCAGAATTGTGAGCATGAAATCCCAGTAGGGACCTTGAGACTATAGAAGTAAAAGACTCATGTGGGTCTCATACAAAAAAACTAGGCATGAAAGACCTGCGTGGTTCCAACATAGAGTCTACAATTAGAAAATGCCAATGATGATCTAGATTTGTGAGCAACACACCCAATGTGGGTCTACCACAAGGTCTGCAAGCACACTAGCCCAGCGAGGGTTTGACACAATTGGTTTTTAACCTCCTCTTGAGCACCTCCTCCTTAATATCTCCTCACACATCCTCCACCTCATACACATTCTCCAATATCCACCTCCATAACCACCAACACATCCTACAACCTCCTCCATGTCCACCAAGAGGGGATTTGAACCTTTGTTATGTTGTTAATATTGCAACCACTTGACCACTAAACCATAAGGCAACCGCTCTCTACAAATACAATTATATGAAATGACATTAGAGTATATTTAATATGAATGATTATTGTAAATCATAGATACCTTTTTTAACTATCTTGTGATGTTTCCAAATATTATAACACCATTTTGCACCATGGTTGCAATCTACTTCCATTTCATACTTCCCTTTTAAAATACCCATTACATTTTctctttaataaattaaataatctattCCTATCTAactttaaaataaataatgaaaatatatttcattatctaattatctatttttaaataataatactcACTACCAATTTTGTTATAAATGATAAAATCTAAATATCCAAACTGTAACCCTCTCCATTACTCTTCCACTTTTTATCTCATGCACACATATTTATcccaaagaactaaaacataaagATAACTATTCTCACCCACCAGTGTCTCCCTTGAATATTTTTAGTCAATTATGATTCCCCAAACGACTCATTTTATCTCAATTGTCCACTGGGATTGAATCTCCACCAATTATGTTTCCACCCAGAATCTTGTTAATAAAAGCCTTCATGCCCATATTTTTTTATATGCATAAATGGTCAATTTTTGTTGGTGTCTATTATCGATTTGAGAAATGTACATCTTATTATTAAAGATCATGTCTAAATAATCATTAATGTTTGGTGAATTTTTATTATAATTTGGAATTTTCTTGACTCAATTCATTCTATATGAGATATTTATTGATTTttaataagattatttaatttattattatttcctgtTTTGATTATAGATCCAGAAAAACATTTTTAagactgtagacactcaaaattgtcatgtctaattaaataaatattttatttatttaattatctaagcctaattcttgtattaattaaataaatctttatttatttaattaattcatttatcctcttctagccttatttctcatttaaataaatacatttatttatttaaattatccctttcctaaattaaataaatattttatttatttaattatcctactttttctattaattaaataaatctttatttatttaattaattcattatctttttctacacatgacacatgtcattcatctcttaattcctacactacctacctctttcattattttggtatttcttttacctaccctctaatcctagccgacctctctttttacacctctcaatcttaaccctccatttcttattgtgtcttctatttaaggagatgctttcttcattgtcaaaccctaatgacatatcctaatgacatatcctaatgtcaaaccctaatgactgattttggagtacttggctacactacaattccacttgcaaccacattccgttctttgttgagctcttgtgcatacaaaaatctgagagcaagtatatcaagcaagatcaatggagataggaagaatggagatcaaaaccctattggacatgtgatggtataatctttgtgattttgagttatttgcattgtcttaggtaatctccatatgttatggtggatctttgttgttgttaggctagggtttagtggttgaattcatttagcctttcaattttgttcttattgttatccattttcaccataaacattttggcacgcccggtgggacatggatttttcttagatctatgtttttttgcagacttttctaaccctatattgctattttgtaaaacaatttggagaataaccttgtgcagctagggttttggacacaaaatcaagatcttggagtgattcgatcatatctcataaacggcttggaaattttgtaccaaatgttttttgcaggttgaagaaagtattaggagctctcaatcgaaaattcagaatttttggagcaaattgtcaatttttaggaattttttatgatttttcataaaaaatttattttgagagaaaatgagagaattttttggattttcttacatttttggaaatctctcataattatacacaggatctgttctttgtgaatttaattttgatgtaaaatatttccctaaaaatcagatctttaaaaattagggtttttatttattttgatcagatctcacaaacggcttcgtaTTTTTCCATAAAATTTTTTGCGCAGGTCAAGAATAGTATCAtaaagatttagtaaaaatttcaaattttttggattgatttttcagtttatatgaatgttttatgatttttcataaaaaattaattttgagagcaaattagcgaattttttagattttcttacatttttggaaatctctcagaattatacataggatctgttctttgtgattttaaatttgatgcaaaataattcttcaaaaatcagatctttgaaaattagggttttgcattattttactcatatctcacaaactgcttggatttgttgcaggaaattttttgtgcaggtttggaagaccataaagactctccagtaaaaatttcagattttttggatcgattttacattttatatgaattttttatgatttttcataaaaaattaatttttggagcaaattaacaaattttttggattttcttacatttctggaaatatcttgaaattttacaggtggtctttttttatgatgaattaggtctttgaattggtcaacagaacgcattattgaaggcccctatttcacaaa contains:
- the LOC131075565 gene encoding gallate 1-beta-glucosyltransferase 84A23-like — translated: MGSLDQQPEIKRPHVVVFPYPSQGHMNPLMEFAKRLVCKNLHVTFITTERIRERMIKAQDGVAAEVTTVLKDIRIETISDGRSPDCEATEDIVMIVDLLRKVGGLTFEQLIERLNSEGNKVSCIVYDSLLNWVRDIANKFNIPSAFFSTQSCAVHSIYYHFYAGMVKENDEADNGRGVIAIPRLPQLYQSDLPSFLQPSNKYEPVLRMVLNQFSTVSKATWILGNSFNELEMEEIQSMDSLIQIRTIGPLVPSAFLDGNNPHDQDVGTHLWKATSCIDWLNTKKASTIVYVSFGSVVVLSKEQIIEIAFGLKASQHSFLWVIRPEHSKEEENDIHDFLQGFHEETMDQGLVVSWCP